The Stomoxys calcitrans chromosome 3, idStoCalc2.1, whole genome shotgun sequence genome includes a region encoding these proteins:
- the LOC106081293 gene encoding putative uncharacterized protein DDB_G0271606, whose product MVTQLLTMSAVTNTHKVNGNLIVSANATAHLAGNTAAAGTTATASSKAFSHTTNPPPSQQHQQHHHHHHQHHHQQQQQHPSPNSLQHPQQQQSTNLKSSSSSSSAIGLSKLQAPQQHQRRSFIPSATLQQQHSITVATSSASSAATNAQPPQANQLQTVATVHQPSAIQSLASTTQTQTTAATTTGTGGATTSAAATEPLTNPPNNRRSFYHLQTLKSSSNLKAPAHSIPPRYQPPPQPNNSNIPQQQHTGILKNQNSQRLSKANPSAYPTYFSESSQGGNLNLNNLKYPPDIPQLSNVYIPDSLKNPSSTSRYLQQKQQLQQQPQSNQSQLQQRLRNLQQTGTSNGIGHNSNNNNLLNGHTSSGTDSQLQHQHQHQQQQQQQQQDMLKFVRKTDQDHPSPNASVTSSGTGGGISSTPGRLTAEQNRQLQSLINELRSLKEQNQRLMDDNQELRDLCCFLDDDRQKGRKLAREWQRFGRYTASVMRQEVAAYQNKLRQLDDKQQELITDNLELKELCLYLDEERAHIAANSLCVNCGASNRNTMRDDGDGSSSSTNADENITALRNYERQLPDLHLRSTLQDQTLQYVRSLERRIQQLEEERLTNNTNTASSATTGNLVSQQQQHRPPPPLQQQQQKQAQAQPQHQPANVTNTATTTATTITNHHQNQKITQTSTSSSSSPSALNDGLVDPISGRPEAVVRALQVLEVREQLERDRLGHLTGNAIDQMDDGEKALVREMCNVVWRKLEASPNGPTALEPL is encoded by the exons ATGGTAACACAACTACTGACAATGTCCGCCgttacaaacacacacaaagtGAATGGAAATTTGATTGTGAGTGCAAACGCTACTGCTCATCTGGCAGGCAACACTGCAGCAGCAGGAACAACTGCAACAGCATCAAGTAAAGCCTTCTCGCATACTACTAACCCCCCTCCAAGTCAACAGCATCAacagcaccaccaccaccatcatcaacatcatcaccagcagcagcagcaacacccTTCTCCCAACAGCCTACAGCATCCGCAGCAACAgcaaagcacaaatttgaagtcatcatcatcatcatcatcggcaATCGGTTTAAGTAAATTGCAGGCACCGCAACAACATCAAAGGCGATCGTTCATACCCTCGGCAACGTTGCAGCAGCAACATAGTATAACGGTTGCCACATCCTCAGCATCGTCTGCCGCCACCAACGCCCAACCACCCCAAGCAAATCAGCTGCAAACGGTAGCGACAGTACATCAGCCATCCGCCATTCAGTCGTTGGCGAGTACCACCCAAACGCAAACAACGGCTGCCACAACAACTGGAACAGGTGGCGCCACCACCTCTGCCGCCGCCACCGAACCACTTACGAATCCCCCCAACAACAGAAGAAGCTTTTATCATTTGCAAACCCTGAAATCGTCCAGCAATCTAAAGGCTCCTGCCCATTCCATACCGCCCCGCTATCAGCCACCACCTCAacccaacaacagcaacatacCACAGCAACAGCACACAGGTatattgaaaaatcaaaattcccaGAGATTGTCAAAGGCCAATCCCAGCGCATATCCCACCTACTTTTCCGAATCGTCTCAGGGTGGCAACCTGAATCTGAATAACCTCAAGTATCCGCCCGACATACCACAGCTATCGAACGTTTACATACCCGACTCGTTGAAAAATCCCTCGAGTACATCGCGTTatttgcaacaaaaacaacaactgcaACAACAGCCGCAGTCCAATCAATCGCAATTACAACAACGTTTAAGGAACTTGCAACAAACCGGCACATCCAACGGCATTGGCcataatagcaacaacaacaacctcttAAACGGCCATACTTCATCCGGGACAGATTCACAACTGCAGCAtcagcaccagcaccagcaacagcaacaacaacagcagcaggatATGTTAAAGTTTGTACGCAAAACAGATCAGGATCATCCTTCACCAAATGCCTCGGTCACATCGAGTGGAACAGGTGGTGGAATATCTTCAACGCCGGGCCGTCTAACAGCCGAACAAAACCGCCAGCTTCAGTCCCTAATCAATGAGCTGCGATCATTGAAGGAACAAAATCAGCGACTCATGGATGATAATCAAGAGCTTAGAGATCTCTGTTGTTTCCTGGACGATGATAGACAGAAGGGACGTAAGTTGGCACGCGAATGGCAGAGATTCGGGCGATATACGGCAAGTGTTATGCGTCAAGAGGTGGCCGCTTATCAG AATAAACTGCGACAGTTGGATGATAAACAACAAGAACTCATAACAGATAATTTAGAACTCAAAGAGCTTTGCCTTTATCTGGACGAGGAGAGAGCCCATATTGCTGCCAATTCTCTGTGTGTGAATTGTGGAGCTTCGAATCGAAATACAATGCGAGATGATGGTGACGGTTCAAGTTCAAGTACAAATGCCGATGAAAATATAACCGCCTTGAGAAACTATGAAAGGCAGTTGCCG GATCTGCATCTACGCTCGACACTGCAAGATCAAACATTGCAATATGTGAGATCGCTGGAGCGGCGCATACAACAATTGGAGGAGGAGCGTCTGACCAACAATACAAATACAGCCTCCAGTGCAACAACTGGCAACTTGGTGAGCCAACAGCAACAGCATCGACCGCCGCCGCcactgcagcagcagcaacaaaaacagGCACAGGCACAGCCACAGCATCAGCCAGCAAATGTCACaaacacagcaacaacaacagcaacaacaataacaaatcaccaccaaaaccaaaaaataacacAAACATCGACATCGTCATCGTCGTCGCCATCTGCATTAAATGATGGCTTAGTCGATCCCATATCTGGTCGGCCAGAAGCTGTTGTACGAGCTCTGCAAGTTTTAGAAGTCAGAGAACAACTAGAACGCGATAGATTGGGCCATCTAACCGGCAATGCCATCGATCAAATGGACGATGGTGAAAAGGCATTGGTACGCGAGATGTGTAACGTTGTTTGGCGCAAACTGGAAGCCAGTCCGAATGGTCCAACGGcacttgagccactatag